CGCGGGCGTTCAAGACGGTGATGGAGTTGTCCCCTCAGCACTATCGCAAATACACCAACGCCGTGATGGGCTGGGACGTTAAGAAAGGGAAGAAGCCTCGTCGATCGCCGTGAGCGTGCAGCGTGGGGTGGCCGATGGTTCCTGTGAGGCGGCAAGAGCATGGGAGGCCGTTCGCGCGGAGATGCGGGTGAAGGGCTGGTCATGGGCATTTTCGGCGAGTGGGCGTTGTGCGGCGGAGAGGCGGGGTTTAGGATATCCGTGAGCTGGTTTGGCGTTTTTTGGGTAAGGAGTGGTGATGGCCAGGCGTGATGTGGATGTGGCGCGGATGTGGGGGGAGGCGTCGGTGCGGCGGGAGGACGGCGGGCGTGGCGAGTGGTTCGCGGAGAGTCGGTTCGCGATGTTCGTGCATTGGGGGTTGTATTCGGAGGCGGCTGGTCGCTGGCGCGGGCGGACGTATCATGGGATCAGCGAGTGGCTGATGCACGTGGCGCGGATTCCGGCTCGGGAGTACGGTCGGTTGGCGCGGCGGTTTAATCCGACGGCGTTTCGGGCGGAGGAGTGGGTTGGGTTGGCGAAGGACGCGGGGATGCGGACGATCGTGGTCACGGCGAAGCACCATGACGGGTTCGCGATGTTCAAGTCGGCTGCGAGTCGGTTCAATATTGTGGACGCCACGCCGTTCGGTCGCGACCCGCTCAAGGAATTGGCGGAGGCGTGCGGGAAGGCGGGTTTGCGGTTGGGGTTTTACTATTCGCAGTTTCAGGACTGGCACGAGGCGGACGCCGCGGGGAACACGTGGGACTTTGCCGGGCCGGGGGATTTCGAGCGGTATCTGCGGACGAAGGCGATGCCGCAGATCGAGGAGTTATTGACGAACTATGGGCCGGTGGCGTTGATCTGGTTCGACACGCCGGGCAGCATATCGCGTGAAGCGTCGGCGGAGTTGGCGGCGATGGTACATCGGCTTCAGCCGCGTTGTCTGGTGAACAGCCGGATCGGCAACGGGTTGGGCGACTACGTGACGCTGGGCGATCAGGAGATTCCGCTGACGGCTCCGGAGGGTTTGTGGGAGACAGTGGACACGCACAACGACACGTGGGGGTATGCGGACAACGATCACAACTGGAAGCGGGCGGGCGAGCTGATCGGGCGGCTGGCGCGGTCGGTGAGTCTGGGCGGGAATT
This genomic window from Phycisphaerae bacterium contains:
- a CDS encoding alpha-L-fucosidase, whose protein sequence is MARRDVDVARMWGEASVRREDGGRGEWFAESRFAMFVHWGLYSEAAGRWRGRTYHGISEWLMHVARIPAREYGRLARRFNPTAFRAEEWVGLAKDAGMRTIVVTAKHHDGFAMFKSAASRFNIVDATPFGRDPLKELAEACGKAGLRLGFYYSQFQDWHEADAAGNTWDFAGPGDFERYLRTKAMPQIEELLTNYGPVALIWFDTPGSISREASAELAAMVHRLQPRCLVNSRIGNGLGDYVTLGDQEIPLTAPEGLWETVDTHNDTWGYADNDHNWKRAGELIGRLARSVSLGGNYMLNVGPTGKGAIPGESAAILREVGRWLGRNGESVYGAGRSPVGRQAWGCCTARPGALYLHVLNWPATGELWVPDWKGKVREARFLASCEAVAFSRKGGHLRLAIPAVAPDGPATVIKLTVGGQVKAAGGGLFLHDGLANEFAAPFASLHGCRHGKRSWMEKFGDWHHADVIVGWKRGSSARWEFGAVRAGMYCLYADYACLPEADGSEFEVSVGESRWRFPALCTGRAEGRVRIRRERLGMVTVPKAGRYVLSVRGVDVRGEGAFVLQGLVLER